One stretch of Tepiditoga spiralis DNA includes these proteins:
- a CDS encoding diguanylate cyclase codes for MKKILLLILLFQISFIYSQSIKIGYYNDYPLCFKKNKTESGFFVDILNYISKDTWNINWIYGNLNNLLEELKDGKIDILINIKDIKEREKNYIFFKESFFYNYGELATSKNINLSSIKLLENKKIGVMKNDIHYIGEKGFKNLLRDFNINSEFIEFNNYDEIVKALKKHIIFAGVFSNSFLTSNNTLKKTGIVFSPADLTIATSKKSKTGILFLNDIKNKFKLLKDNKNSYYYTIFSKYFPKKGNIYNLSQTLKQILFGIFLIIVFTFIFLLLKYKNKKKIIKILNNIDFLEKSFDLITSEKIDSFDFFTYIYLELKKLNLIDFLGLGFLDNNNLNFKLGLSKNKIIDYTLKKSAKTKNISWYSIDTNKSLYIPNILKWKDPDYTPRVQDKNFLNKSLTILSIPIKTKHNKGVILFEKTGENSYKKVDKSILNTIAKEIELSFKYKEILNQLHLEKEKYKNIALKDSLTGLYTKYFFYEWHYKKREKLKRTSEESILVVIDVDKFKQINDNYGHLTGDKVLKSISKIILNNIRKMDFATRFGGDEFLIVFENTNLNFIEERMQKIKNEVKHLNFNFKIDISYGIEKITSKESIEKSIKKADEKMYKMKQSR; via the coding sequence ATGAAAAAAATATTATTATTAATTCTTTTGTTTCAAATTTCATTCATATACTCTCAATCCATAAAAATAGGTTATTATAATGATTATCCACTTTGTTTTAAAAAAAATAAAACTGAAAGTGGTTTTTTTGTTGATATACTAAACTATATTTCAAAAGACACTTGGAATATTAACTGGATCTATGGTAATTTGAATAACTTATTAGAAGAACTAAAAGATGGAAAAATAGACATTTTAATTAATATAAAAGATATAAAGGAAAGAGAAAAAAATTATATTTTTTTTAAAGAAAGTTTTTTTTATAATTATGGAGAACTTGCAACCTCAAAAAATATAAACTTATCTTCAATAAAACTACTAGAAAATAAAAAAATAGGAGTTATGAAAAATGATATACATTACATTGGAGAAAAAGGATTTAAAAACCTTTTAAGAGATTTTAATATAAATAGTGAGTTCATAGAGTTTAATAATTATGATGAAATTGTCAAAGCATTAAAAAAACATATAATTTTTGCTGGAGTTTTTTCTAATTCGTTTCTTACTTCTAATAACACATTAAAAAAAACTGGTATTGTATTCTCTCCTGCAGATTTAACTATAGCCACTTCTAAAAAATCTAAAACAGGAATTTTGTTTTTAAATGATATTAAAAATAAATTTAAGCTTTTAAAAGATAATAAAAATTCTTATTATTATACTATTTTTTCAAAATATTTTCCAAAAAAAGGAAATATATATAATCTATCTCAAACTTTAAAACAGATACTCTTTGGAATATTTTTAATAATAGTCTTTACTTTTATATTTTTATTATTAAAATATAAAAATAAAAAAAAGATAATAAAAATTTTAAATAATATAGACTTTTTAGAAAAATCATTTGATTTAATAACTTCTGAAAAAATAGATTCTTTTGATTTTTTTACTTATATTTATTTAGAATTAAAAAAACTAAATTTAATAGATTTCTTAGGTTTAGGTTTTTTAGATAATAACAATTTAAATTTTAAATTAGGGTTAAGTAAAAACAAAATAATTGATTATACGCTTAAAAAAAGTGCAAAAACAAAAAATATATCTTGGTATTCAATTGATACTAATAAATCTTTATACATACCCAATATTTTAAAGTGGAAAGATCCGGATTATACTCCACGTGTACAAGATAAAAATTTTTTGAATAAAAGTTTGACTATTTTATCGATACCAATAAAAACAAAACATAATAAAGGGGTAATTTTATTTGAAAAAACTGGAGAAAACTCTTATAAAAAAGTAGATAAAAGTATTTTAAATACAATTGCTAAAGAAATAGAATTATCATTTAAATACAAAGAAATATTAAATCAATTACATTTAGAAAAAGAAAAATATAAAAATATTGCTTTAAAAGACTCTTTAACTGGACTATATACAAAATACTTTTTTTATGAATGGCATTATAAAAAACGAGAAAAACTAAAAAGAACAAGTGAAGAATCAATTCTTGTAGTTATAGATGTTGATAAATTCAAACAAATAAATGATAATTATGGTCATCTTACTGGCGATAAAGTTTTAAAATCTATTTCAAAAATAATATTAAATAACATTAGAAAAATGGACTTTGCCACCAGATTTGGGGGAGATGAATTTTTAATTGTATTTGAAAATACAAACTTAAATTTTATCGAAGAACGAATGCAAAAAATAAAAAACGAAGTTAAGCATTTAAACTTTAACTTTAAAATCGATATTTCATATGGTATTGAAAAAATAACTTCAAAAGAATCTATTGAAAAATCTATAAAAAAAGCAGATGAAAAAATGTATAAAATGAAACAAAGCCGTTAA
- a CDS encoding sensor domain-containing diguanylate cyclase has translation MNIDFNNFDLFVIKLNKNGEIIYANDFATYLLKTTEEDLLNKNWFNNFLPNEVKKETFEYFKTIISGVNEMTKTHVNEILNSENEKIYVKFFNDVVKNKKNEIIEVISIGIDITEEIKTKKLKESMRKIYKALLDLYEISLNKKNYSEVFKYFLKEAISMIDGINAGSIFLKDNNKNFKCVAIYNYDFKDIKTLSFNEKYFERYKKFFIFNDYKNYYTKVKDKIKNYGIKSSISVPVFVDNEHVAHLFLDSFKGKNALSDLSLSLSKIVSNQLSIFLKRMKVEEKLNKLSMYDFLTDLPNRRYLDQNLGNIFSLAERNKFEIAFVYIDLNKFKCINDKYGHDIGDYVLKKFGKILKESLRKSDFTARLGGDEFLIVLNDVRKEFIEQTLSRLLNKENERINIDGDEFKISISCGVSIFPKDGKNFNTLLMKADKAMYKAKKSKKLYEFY, from the coding sequence ATGAATATAGATTTTAATAATTTTGATTTATTTGTTATAAAATTAAATAAAAATGGAGAAATTATATATGCAAATGATTTTGCTACTTATTTATTGAAAACTACAGAAGAAGATTTATTAAATAAAAATTGGTTTAATAACTTCTTACCTAATGAAGTAAAAAAGGAAACTTTTGAATACTTTAAAACAATAATTTCTGGTGTTAATGAAATGACAAAAACACATGTAAATGAAATTTTAAATTCGGAAAATGAAAAAATATATGTTAAATTTTTTAATGATGTAGTAAAAAATAAAAAAAATGAAATTATAGAAGTTATTAGTATAGGAATTGACATAACAGAAGAAATCAAAACAAAAAAGTTAAAAGAATCTATGAGGAAGATTTATAAAGCCCTTTTAGATTTGTATGAAATATCTTTAAATAAAAAAAATTATTCAGAAGTTTTTAAATATTTTTTAAAAGAGGCAATTTCAATGATTGATGGTATTAATGCTGGTAGCATTTTTCTTAAAGATAATAATAAAAATTTTAAGTGTGTTGCAATATATAATTATGATTTTAAAGATATTAAAACACTTTCTTTTAATGAAAAATATTTTGAAAGATACAAAAAATTTTTTATATTCAATGATTATAAAAATTACTATACAAAAGTTAAAGATAAAATTAAAAATTATGGAATAAAATCTTCTATTTCTGTTCCGGTTTTTGTAGACAATGAGCATGTAGCTCATTTATTTCTTGATTCTTTTAAAGGTAAAAATGCATTATCAGATCTAAGCCTTAGTTTATCTAAAATAGTTTCAAATCAGCTCAGTATATTTTTAAAAAGAATGAAGGTTGAAGAAAAATTAAATAAATTATCTATGTATGATTTTTTAACAGATTTACCTAATAGAAGATATTTAGATCAAAACTTGGGCAATATATTCAGTCTTGCTGAAAGAAATAAGTTTGAAATAGCTTTCGTGTACATTGATTTAAACAAATTTAAATGTATTAATGACAAATATGGACATGATATTGGAGATTATGTTTTGAAAAAATTTGGTAAAATTTTAAAAGAATCTTTAAGAAAGAGTGATTTTACTGCCAGACTTGGTGGAGATGAATTTTTAATAGTTTTAAATGATGTAAGAAAAGAGTTTATTGAACAAACATTAAGTCGTTTGTTGAATAAAGAAAATGAAAGAATAAACATTGATGGAGATGAATTTAAAATTTCAATAAGCTGTGGAGTTTCAATCTTTCCAAAAGATGGAAAAAATTTTAATACTTTATTGATGAAAGCTGATAAAGCTATGTATAAAGCTAAAAAGTCAAAGAAACTCTATGAATTTTATTAA
- a CDS encoding histidine phosphatase family protein — MIRLYITRHGETEWNIEKKFQGWGDSPLTKKGINQAKLLSERLKNIKFNAIYSSSLKRAYKTAEILKRDRKIEIKQMEDLKEINLGKWQGVNYESFNGIYSNELYLFWNKPHLYKNETGENFYEVKKRVKEVLNKIIKNHNEGNVLIVTHGIILKIIMSIYENIELKDLWKKTYCENTSLTIVEVNDNKFNILMTGDKSHLKGEEYAIK; from the coding sequence TTGATTAGATTATATATAACTCGGCATGGAGAAACAGAATGGAATATTGAAAAAAAATTCCAAGGTTGGGGAGATTCACCGTTAACCAAAAAAGGAATAAATCAAGCTAAATTATTATCCGAAAGATTAAAAAATATTAAATTTAATGCTATTTATTCAAGTTCACTCAAAAGAGCTTATAAAACAGCTGAAATTTTAAAAAGAGATAGAAAAATTGAAATAAAGCAAATGGAAGATCTTAAAGAAATAAACCTTGGAAAATGGCAAGGAGTTAATTATGAAAGTTTTAATGGGATTTATTCCAATGAGCTTTATTTATTTTGGAATAAACCACATCTTTATAAAAATGAAACAGGCGAAAATTTTTACGAAGTAAAAAAAAGAGTAAAAGAAGTTTTAAATAAAATAATAAAAAATCATAATGAAGGAAATGTTTTAATTGTAACTCATGGAATTATATTAAAAATAATAATGTCTATTTATGAAAATATTGAGCTCAAAGATTTGTGGAAAAAAACTTATTGTGAAAATACTTCATTGACTATTGTAGAAGTTAATGATAATAAGTTTAATATATTAATGACAGGAGATAAATCACATTTGAAAGGAGAAGAGTATGCTATCAAATAA
- the lysA gene encoding diaminopimelate decarboxylase, with translation MLSNKRAKELVNKYGTPLFVYSKDIILDKINELRENFLEKHDNTEAVYAGKAFLCKEMCRILKRENMSLDVVSGGELYTAMSVEFPENKIYFHGNNKTIEEIKTGVEYGVNFIVDNENELNNLIQITDNLNKKINILFRVSPGVEAHTHKYIITGNVDSKFGFQLNDYLLKVLKKAINSNTLNFMGFHFHIGSQLFDVSPYIEAIKKITEYAKRIKKELNYDIKILDVGGGFGIKYTDETEPKINFFTDKIMETVQNEFKSKELIIPKILIEPGRWLIGKAGMTLYKIGTIKEIPDVRKYVSVDGGMTDNIRPALYGSNYDAVVFNDLDKNEIEKITLAGKCCESGDILIKDIELPKLKTNDIIGVLSTGAYCYSMSSNYNKLPKPAVVMINGSEDKLIIKRQSYEKMIEDEL, from the coding sequence ATGCTATCAAATAAAAGGGCTAAAGAACTTGTCAATAAGTATGGGACTCCACTGTTTGTATATTCAAAAGATATTATTTTGGATAAGATTAATGAATTAAGAGAAAACTTTTTAGAAAAACACGATAACACAGAAGCTGTTTATGCAGGTAAAGCATTTCTTTGCAAAGAAATGTGTAGAATTTTAAAAAGAGAAAATATGAGTTTAGATGTTGTCTCTGGTGGGGAATTATATACAGCTATGAGTGTAGAGTTCCCTGAAAATAAAATATACTTTCATGGAAATAATAAAACAATTGAAGAGATAAAAACGGGAGTAGAATATGGAGTTAATTTTATTGTAGATAATGAAAATGAGTTGAATAATTTAATTCAAATTACAGATAATTTAAATAAAAAAATAAATATTCTTTTTAGAGTTTCACCAGGTGTTGAAGCACATACTCATAAGTATATAATTACTGGAAATGTAGACTCAAAGTTTGGATTTCAATTAAATGATTATTTATTAAAGGTATTAAAAAAAGCTATAAATTCAAATACTTTAAACTTTATGGGTTTTCATTTTCATATAGGTTCTCAACTATTTGATGTATCTCCATACATAGAAGCAATAAAAAAAATAACTGAATATGCGAAAAGAATAAAAAAAGAACTTAATTATGATATAAAAATTTTAGATGTTGGTGGTGGATTTGGTATAAAATATACAGATGAAACAGAGCCTAAGATAAATTTTTTTACAGATAAAATTATGGAAACTGTACAAAATGAATTTAAGTCAAAAGAATTAATAATTCCAAAAATTTTAATTGAACCAGGAAGATGGTTAATAGGAAAAGCTGGTATGACTTTGTATAAAATTGGAACAATAAAAGAAATTCCAGATGTAAGAAAGTATGTGAGTGTAGATGGTGGAATGACAGATAACATAAGACCAGCTCTCTATGGATCAAATTATGATGCAGTGGTTTTTAATGACTTAGATAAAAATGAAATTGAAAAAATAACTTTAGCTGGAAAGTGTTGCGAATCTGGAGATATTTTAATAAAAGATATTGAACTTCCAAAATTAAAGACAAATGATATTATTGGCGTTTTAAGTACAGGTGCTTATTGTTATTCAATGTCAAGTAATTATAATAAACTTCCAAAACCTGCAGTTGTGATGATAAATGGAAGTGAAGATAAATTAATAATAAAAAGACAATCTTATGAAAAAATGATAGAAGATGAGCTTTAA
- a CDS encoding ATP-binding protein has protein sequence MKFYNRKKEIDFFNKIKKTNKKVFIVLYGRRRIGKTTLIKKVFENEINTFYYFVEVKKEETLLKELSLSFSKGLYMNWYDLFLDLFKKYEYVIFDEFQNFFKINKEILYAFQHAWDENKDKTKLIILGSYVGMIKKIFTDEKMPLFGRNDYLLKIKEFSLKDTLLMLKDFGYSINESLEIYSITGGIPKYLWLFKEKNSLKTLINNLFIDEFSPLKEEAKNILITEFGSEHKSYFSILESLSGGMKSSSEISDISKIPQTNLPKYLNELNSIYEIISKEKSLFSKKSKDIKYMINDNFYNFYFQNIYKNFSLIEFVPEKALEKIYLNFNNYVGFQFEKICKKFIIENPNILGFIPEKIGKCWGKVPYKKNESYDIDIIVYNETNIVFGECKWTNKKVGLKVYDKLKLRSTFINCGNKNKKYIIFSKNGFLDEILNLKDESLLLFTPKDIKKIYNI, from the coding sequence TTGAAATTTTATAATAGAAAAAAAGAAATTGATTTTTTCAATAAAATAAAAAAAACAAATAAAAAAGTTTTTATTGTATTGTATGGAAGACGTAGAATTGGAAAAACAACTTTAATAAAAAAAGTTTTTGAAAATGAAATAAATACTTTTTATTATTTTGTTGAAGTAAAAAAAGAAGAAACGTTATTAAAAGAATTGAGCTTAAGTTTTTCAAAAGGTTTATATATGAATTGGTATGACCTTTTTTTAGATTTATTTAAAAAATATGAATACGTTATTTTTGATGAATTTCAAAACTTTTTTAAAATAAATAAAGAAATATTGTATGCCTTTCAACATGCATGGGATGAAAACAAAGATAAAACTAAATTAATAATCTTAGGTTCATATGTGGGAATGATAAAAAAAATATTTACTGATGAAAAAATGCCTTTATTTGGTAGAAATGACTATCTTTTAAAGATAAAAGAATTTTCTTTAAAAGATACACTTTTAATGCTAAAAGATTTTGGTTATAGTATAAATGAATCATTAGAAATATATAGTATAACTGGTGGAATTCCTAAATATTTATGGCTTTTTAAAGAGAAAAACTCATTAAAAACTTTAATTAATAATTTATTTATTGATGAATTCTCACCTTTAAAAGAAGAAGCAAAAAATATTTTAATAACAGAGTTTGGATCAGAACATAAATCTTACTTTTCAATTTTAGAATCTCTATCTGGTGGAATGAAGAGCAGTTCTGAAATATCAGATATTTCTAAGATACCTCAAACTAATTTGCCAAAATATTTAAATGAATTAAATAGCATATATGAAATCATTTCAAAAGAAAAATCTTTATTTAGTAAAAAAAGTAAAGACATAAAATATATGATAAATGATAATTTTTACAATTTTTATTTTCAAAATATATATAAAAACTTTTCATTGATTGAATTTGTTCCTGAAAAAGCACTTGAAAAGATTTATTTGAATTTCAATAATTATGTTGGATTTCAATTTGAAAAAATTTGCAAAAAATTTATAATTGAAAATCCAAATATACTTGGTTTTATACCAGAAAAAATTGGGAAATGTTGGGGAAAGGTTCCGTATAAAAAAAATGAGTCTTATGATATTGATATAATAGTATATAATGAAACTAATATTGTATTTGGAGAATGTAAATGGACAAATAAAAAAGTAGGATTAAAAGTATATGATAAATTAAAATTACGAAGTACATTTATTAATTGTGGTAACAAAAATAAAAAATATATAATTTTTTCAAAAAATGGTTTTTTAGATGAAATTCTCAATTTAAAAGATGAGTCATTACTTTTATTTACTCCTAAAGATATAAAAAAAATCTATAATATATAA
- a CDS encoding DUF368 domain-containing protein, which yields MFQDFFLGFLIGLANLVPGISGGTIAVISGKYEQLLTSVSDFISFKFNKKMLMFLLMLFLGAGVSVIGFSKVITYLFSNFEIYLVGTFVGLIFGGIVYLFKKINLKSKTNLLTIISSIIIFLIIFFMLPSTKANGNLNFFYLIFAGIIGAATMVLPGISGSSMLLIMGVYEPFIKAISEFDMTIILPVGIGVIIGLIFIVKLLDFLLKKNEQVVMSFLIGLTIAGTVKIFPHLNFLVIVFIFVGFYLGYIMEKIFQK from the coding sequence ATGTTTCAAGATTTTTTTCTTGGCTTTTTAATAGGTCTTGCAAATTTAGTTCCTGGAATAAGTGGTGGAACAATAGCCGTTATTTCAGGAAAGTACGAACAACTTTTAACTTCTGTTTCTGATTTTATTTCATTTAAGTTTAATAAAAAAATGCTTATGTTTTTATTAATGCTATTTTTAGGGGCAGGAGTTTCTGTAATTGGTTTTTCAAAAGTAATAACATATCTCTTTTCAAACTTTGAAATTTATCTTGTTGGGACATTTGTTGGATTAATCTTTGGAGGAATTGTATATTTATTTAAAAAAATAAATTTAAAATCAAAAACAAATCTTTTAACTATAATTAGTTCAATAATAATATTCTTAATAATATTTTTTATGTTACCTTCAACTAAAGCTAATGGGAATTTAAACTTTTTTTATTTAATATTTGCAGGAATTATAGGTGCAGCAACAATGGTACTCCCTGGAATAAGTGGATCATCTATGCTTTTGATTATGGGAGTATATGAACCATTTATTAAAGCAATTTCAGAATTTGATATGACAATAATTTTACCTGTTGGAATTGGTGTAATAATAGGTTTAATTTTTATTGTAAAACTTTTAGACTTTTTACTTAAAAAGAATGAACAAGTAGTTATGTCTTTTTTAATAGGTTTAACAATCGCAGGAACAGTAAAGATATTCCCACATTTAAACTTTTTAGTAATTGTATTTATTTTTGTGGGATTTTATCTTGGATATATAATGGAAAAAATATTTCAAAAATAA
- a CDS encoding undecaprenyl-diphosphate phosphatase, translated as MQDFILGLVQGLTEFLPVSSSGHLTIFSKFMEINTNLPYFAVLHLATFFAVLFFVFKEVWLILKGIFTLNKDYLNLAGKLIVSTIPAVFFGLMFNSKIEEAFSSIKLVGIFLAITALMMLFSDRLNKNQKTMNTITWMDALLIGLIQAFAIFPGVSRSGSTLFAALLLGMKKEEAVKYSFLMSLPVTFGAGILEMQKITLNTSQYFGVIAAFLSGLLGLYLVKKIVINGKLKYFAYYCFTMAAIAIIFM; from the coding sequence ATGCAAGATTTTATTTTGGGATTAGTTCAAGGATTAACAGAATTTTTACCAGTATCGAGTTCAGGTCACTTAACTATTTTTTCAAAGTTTATGGAAATAAACACAAATTTACCTTATTTTGCGGTTCTTCACCTTGCAACATTCTTTGCGGTATTGTTTTTTGTTTTTAAAGAAGTTTGGTTAATTTTAAAAGGAATTTTTACTTTAAACAAAGACTATTTAAATCTTGCTGGAAAACTAATAGTTTCTACAATACCAGCTGTCTTTTTTGGGCTCATGTTTAATTCTAAAATAGAAGAAGCTTTTTCTTCTATAAAACTCGTAGGAATATTTTTAGCAATAACGGCATTGATGATGCTATTTTCAGATAGATTAAATAAAAATCAAAAAACTATGAATACAATAACCTGGATGGATGCTCTTTTAATAGGGTTAATACAAGCATTTGCTATTTTTCCTGGAGTATCAAGAAGTGGTTCTACTTTATTTGCTGCATTACTTCTTGGAATGAAAAAAGAAGAAGCTGTTAAATATTCATTCTTAATGAGTTTACCAGTTACCTTTGGTGCAGGTATATTAGAAATGCAAAAAATAACCTTGAACACAAGTCAATACTTTGGGGTTATAGCAGCATTTTTAAGTGGTCTATTAGGATTATACTTAGTTAAAAAGATTGTAATTAATGGAAAACTAAAATACTTTGCTTACTATTGTTTTACAATGGCAGCAATTGCAATAATATTTATGTAA